The Engystomops pustulosus chromosome 3, aEngPut4.maternal, whole genome shotgun sequence region TGGACCTTAAAAGCAACATTTCTACATTGAGTTTTGAACCCGCAGTGAAGTTAGAGGATAAATATAATGAAGAAAAGGATGTAGATGTTTCAGATGATATTTCTCCAGCCTCACCTGAGGCAACCTCCGATTATGAAATTTTTGCTCCTTTACAGCAGACCAATCCATTTGCGTTTGGTGCACACCAAATGTCTGACAACGTAACCGATGAGAAAAAAATGGAAGAACTGAAATCTCATGTTACTTCTTCCCGTGTAGGTTCAAACGTGGCCACAGTCAACCCATTCCTTGTCGACCAAGAAGGAGACTATGTCGCCACCGATGCTGTGCATGGAAGTGTAGCAAGCAAAGCAGAAGGGCTTACTCCAGATATTGTGCAAGAAGCTTACGAAAGTGAAGTCTACGACCTAGGCGGACCTAAACTTGGCTACGAACCAAAAATTGATTTGGTTCCCACTGCTACTAAAGCGTCACAGGAGAGCGTCAGCCCTTCAGTCCAAAACGTGGCACTGTTTGAGGATTCTGATTCAGTCTCCTCGCCAGTTTTGCCTGATATTGTCATGGAAGCTCCTGTGACATCTGCTCCCATTGGTCTCGATGCTGTGGCCCCTCAGCCTGATGTTTCCCCAGTTGGCCGCATGACCCCTGTGTGTGAAGAAAAACTAAAGTTTGAATCAGAAAAGCCTCCATCGTACGAAGAAGCCACAAATAAGCAAAGTGCAAAGGAAGAAGAGGAACGAGTTGTTGTGGAAACTGTGAAGGAGGCACCAGTAGAAGAACCTGAAGCCTCATACATATCCATAGCTTGTGACCTTGTGAAGGAAACCATACCGGAGCAGGTGGTAACCGATTTCTCCAAGGCATTAAAGAGTGAATTTGACTCTCAATTTTCCTCCCACTTTGAAGATAGTTCTCCAGAGTCTGAACAAAGTGAACCTTCGTACAAACTCTGGGAAGCCGAGGTGATTCACAAGGAAGCTGCTACTACAGTGCTAGGTACTGAACGTAGCGTTACCCCAGAAAAGGAACCGTTAAGTGATGCAAAATGGAAGGAGCCTTCACTGGGAAAATCATACCTAGAGTCTTCTCAACCCGAGGCCTATGTGTCTAAATTTGTAGCGGAGGAACCAGTTGTCCAAATTTCCAAACCAGACAAGCTTCTACAGATGGAAGAATTTGGAAAAGCTGAATACTCTAAAGACTTTGAAATACCAACCACAATTGCACCTAAGAAAGATATTTCTGCACCTTCTATAGTGGAACAAGTAGACATTAAGGCACCTAAGTGGTTTGAAGACCAGGTCCCAAAAGAACAGCCCAAGGTGAAAGAAGATGTGTTTGTGAAGGACAAAGCCAAAGAAAGTTCTGATAAGGTAGTTGACTTGAGCAAAccagggtcagaggccgtggtccatgAAGAAGCTTCAAAGCCAATGCCACCTGCAAAAGAAACCAGTTTCCCCACTCCAGCCAGTAAGGAGAAGGAAAGCTCTCCAGCCTCTGCTCCTCAGGCTCCTTGCTGCTTCTCTAATTCAGGTAATGATGCATGTCCTGCACGCTTTTCTGCAGGTTCAGTAGATGCTTTACTAGCCATGTGCATGTCTTCTCAGGTGTCCTCTCCCACTATACTTGTTTGGAAGTCCCTACCGATCTACTGAGCTGTGTGTTTGTTGGCCACTTGGGTTTTTGCTCTGCTATTTGCAGGCAGGTCTCCAGGGATAACAGTTGTCTCTGTTGATGGAGAATATGTTGTTTCTCTCAAGGCCATCTTTATAAATGGGGACAACTCGTTACGGCCGCCTGGTTAAATCAAACAAGTCACTAAGAACACTAAAAAGGATCATTCTCCTCCTCCAACAAGTCCTTTTGGTTAAATTATTGCTACCTTTGTGTGATCTTTACAACTATTGTGATGTTCCTTTTATCCTTGTGATTAAATTTATTTCTCCTAGTAAATTGACATCTGGGTGTGACCATTTGAAGGTGTACCTGTGCAGTCTGATACTGCCAgtgctgattggacagtgtcatcCTGGACAAGGCAACGCCCACAACTGGTAACATCCAGCTGTCTATTTACTCCTAAATTTCTAGAAGGAATTTTCGAATTGTCTGTGGTTTGCTATGAATCCTATGATTCCTCCTGcacagcacaatacatgcacTCGGGTATAGAAACCAGCCCAATGTGATATAAAGAGATTAATCTCAAGGAAAATTACAGCATCGACTTATCAAATGCCTTGATGGCAAGCTCTAGTTTTGGATTTGGCATTCCGACTTCACAATCCTGGAATTCCATTACAGGCAGAATAGTGGGATAGGACTACAGTGTCGAGTATTTTCCCCAATTGtgtgacaggttcctttcaaGCAGCCCAAGAACAAGGGTTATAGGATCTCTAGAGTGATAGAAGGGGCTGTTATTGAGGGGCAGAAAGATCCGCTTAATTCTATCTTTGTAGTCTTTGTTTTGCACTCAGAAAAGCTAAAAAATGTTGTGTGAGCCAAGCCTGAGGTATGTAGGTGATGTCACGTACCTTTAAATATTTCAGAAGCATCTCCCTGTCATGCGTCTCTCCATAGAGCTTGCATGTTACCCTATTGTATGActatagcgccacctggtgttcaACATATAACACAACTGATTTCATCATATTGCAGCAAGTAGAACAGTAAAAGCCTCTGCAtggataataattctttatatagcgcacacagattacacagcgctgcacagagcttgccaaattggtccctgtccccatggggctcacaatctaaacaacctaacagcatGTTTGGTAGTGTGGGagcacctggaggaaacccatgcaaacacggagagaacatattaactctttgcagatgttaacctgggtgggatttgcaCCCAGAACATCGGCGCTGCAAGGCACAAGTGCTACCCACTGattcaccgtgctgccctatggaTTTATTTTCTAAAAGAAAATTTGTATTTAGCATTCAGACTTTATTTCAACATGAAAGGTTAAAATGAAATGTTGGGTGAACTCGCATATTTCTAAAGCTGCTTGGAATTTGGATAGAACCAAAGTTGATATTCCTGCATCAGGGCAACATCCATGATAATTTCTAGCCTTTAGAGATAATGGACCAGAAATCTGAATATGCTGCCTTCTTAGGACAGGATACCGTTATTTTCTGATTGTTTACAAATTAGCGTCAGCATTTATagcatttatttaaaataaagaatGTTCTGCCTTGTGCACCATCTATGTAGTATATATTGCCCTATATAGGAGCAGGCTTTGTACACTGTATATCTTCTGGTCAGCAGAGGGCATGTGACCTAAACCATGGGATTTTTGGCAATAGATTGCGGTGAAGGGCTCCTGTTTGCATCACACGGCACCCGCCCATGTGACCCTTGAGCAGTGGAGCAGAGGGTAATCCGTCTGGTAGCCAGTCCACAGTGCGTGCGGTGAGGCTTGCAGGCTGGGGCGGCTCTGCTATAGGGCTATGCTGTTCTCTGTATTGTGACTAGCGGAGAATATACTGGATCAGAGATGGCGAGTGAGCGGAGTCCCTGGAAGCAGAAAGGTACCTGCATGTCCTCCCTTTATACCCTGTATCCGCAGCATCTTGTGCCGTCTCTTAGCTGTAGCCCGAGAGCTGATAATCGGCTTTTACCTCTGACCATTCGCATTCACTTGCAAGTAACCAGAATCTTTCCATTACACTTATCTAGTGAGATTTTCTGGTACGTTTCCACTCATTTCTGTGTTTCTTTTGTTGTCCTATTTCTGCACTTGGTGTTTTGCTGTAAGTGAAGCGAGAAATCACTTAGTGTAATGTGTTCCCTGCTGGCACTAATCTGCCCCTTCTGCTTGGCACGGCCGCGCTCCGTCATGTGGTCAGTCCTTAGGGTTATTACTTGCTTAGAGCCGTTACTGAAGCTTTAGGAAAACACCCAGTTAACCCCTAAATTTTAGTTTAATATCTAAGTTCAGTGCCAGTATTGGAGTGATAATTGTGTAATGGGTGGGTGCCGATGGTGCATTAGTGGGGAGGGCTATAGGGGGCATATTGCCTACATTGTTAGTGCAGATTATGAATTTATGGAGGGATAAGTCTGCAGTGCAAAGGTCAGTGTACTCCAACGCTGGAGCATTACCCCACAgtcccctcctattactcctaATCTTATCAGGTCATTGTGAGCTGAGCGCAGACGCTTAGTCACTTGGCAATCCTTCCAAGCAATTGTTTAAAGAGGACCCGACACCTTATCCTGACATGTCTGCTGTACTAAATGCTCCCCAAAATTGTTAGAACTCTAATCTGCGCCTCTGTTATTCCCCCTGGAAATAAACCCTGGTTCGTGGTTCAAATTATAGTATAAAATGttattgtgtatatatttatctgAGGATTAGCAGAGAGGTGCAACAGATCTGAGCTGTAAATCTGGCCATGCTCTGTAGATCCTCGTGATCATATTGCTGACCATTGCAGTCTACGGGAGACTtgtatacgtcggccatatatgcATCCCCCATACGGCTGCAGCCTTAGGGTCACAAGTGATACCTGTCAGATCTGAGCCTCCATGTTTGGTGTAGctgagtatatacatgtgtgttagTTGAAtaccagaagtttttttttttgtaagatgcTCATTACTTTACTGCAggttatttataacatatttcgtAGGTGGGTGTGAGAATGTACAATGAGCTAACAATTTGGCGGTGAGTTAAAAGAAATGTATTGCCAAATTTCTAATTGCAACTAGAAAAgtaaagccctttttttttttttcttttgtgcatGATTATGGGAGCCGACCTCTGACCTGGGTGTCTCCTCTGCTCTGTTCACAGAATTTGGTGAATAACAGCAGCCTTATAGCCATGGCTAGCTAATGACCAGAGCTTAATCATTGAGGATTATGAGACTGCTTCCTagtagggggaggagatgagctgtaacatctattgtcagaagtgatgatAGTATTTCCTATGGAAGAGTTATCTGCAATTGTAATCCTGGCTGCaaatgaggtgactgctgcaAATGAAACCCCTGCAGTACTAGCAGTATCCCTCTTCTGTATCCTCTGTTCCCTGGAAACCTCAGCAGATTTCTTGTAATGTCCTTTCTGCAGCGTAACTTCTATTACTGAACGTGCAACTTTTCCTTCctatgagggcgcgttcacatgttgcgctaGCGTCCGGGGTGAGCCACGACCCGATCGCATATGTTTATTTAGAAATGCATGCAGTCGCTAATCATGTCCCAGTTTCTATTATTATGTAAATGTAAGACACCAGGTGGCACTTATCAATCACATGCATTACCATGCTTGGCACGCAGCACaagtgcaacatgtgaacgcgccctaaggctgACCATTCACATAGGATAGCTGTCGTCTGGCCAAAATCCATCTctccaccccccatacacatacatagtTGGCCCTGTATGCCTGTGAGCTGCTCCTAAAGCCACATATATGTAAGAAGTCAAACATGAAGATCCTAAATACAATACTTTATAATGGATcagtgcccacagactgtatttTTCCAGACCGCGACTGTTCCTATAAAAAGCAGATCATGCCCTGGTCAGACGTATTCTTCATGGATCACTCACTATAGTCATGAGGATCTGTGAAAAAGCAGACGAATGCAAGTCTGCAACCAAATGTCAACAAATTTTTTACACCCCATTTTTGTAATGTTGGTGAGCAGGTAGGAGTTAAAAATATCTGCTGGTCTGAGACTTGATCCAATGACTTGCTGAATTCAGATCATCTGGTTGGGGTAGAAAATTTGACTGGCATAGgcaggcggcacacgtggcgttttggggccgtttttaagcagtccgttaaaggcATCCGTTTTTTCacttttggtccgtttttccccAATTATGCTAAATATGGTAATTgggaaaaatggatgcgtttttcaacggactgcttaaaaacgggttcaaaacgccacatgtgccgcggGCCATAAAGTCGAGTTTCTGAAGTGTCTAATGACAACCCAGACACATCTGATCCATTTTAGTGTCCTGTGCAGCAGAGATGACTCTGTCTCCACTTATTCTTACTCAGATGCATGGGCAGGGAATAGTATTTTCTGATGGATTGTTTATGTTTATATAAacttttttagtctttttttttaccattatcccAACCCTACCAATATACCCCTTATTACCCTTTAACCCAGAGCTATAGGACGGGAATCTTTGacatggtaaaccaggggcatttactcctagatccaaacactgtggctgtggtaatcttatatttgttacccatggcctccttccttatcaaaatcaacttttaaaagggaGCCAGAAGGggaggtgttactagagcccctccaagcTGCATTTTTACAAGCTATTACACTGTCCAGGAGCACTTCTGCCTTCCACTCAGTGCTGCCGATTTCCCTcctgtagtgagattacatcagacagagggggggggggggggtcaggtgcTCAGAGGGAGGGTGAGATGCTGTAAGAGCATATgctgctgcagcacagaggaattCTGGTAACACCTCTAGAGCTAAATTGGGctaattttatcattttaacagttgattatagaaggaagccaaggataacaaatatataagaagatgataacactcagatccaggcactgtgactaagtgtccctggataatcttgctggattttgatggtagatttctgcaTCTACAGCCACACTAGAGCCATTACTAGAGGCAATTAGCctatacataaatatatgcaCACTCTATCCAGTTTCCTATGGTTGTCTGTACTacacactgggccacatttaccaAAACCAGTGTgatctgtgctatgtgcagggtgcggcagattcatcGGTGCTGTCATTTTGTAGAATAATTACAACTGTAACATTTGTACATTCCCATAAATAAGTTAAGTTCTTGGTCCAAACAGCCCTCTCCCACTTGTTAGATATGTGTCGTCCCCAGGAGTGAATTTGCTTGCAGTGGTGGCcgctctgtctccccctccccctggtgtctCCCTGTTAGTCTGGGGTCTGGGGGTGTGTTCTGCCCGGGGCTGAGTCACACCAGGGACCTGCGTGTTCACTGTGACCTCCTGCAGGAAGTAATAGGAGTCCCAGTCCGTCAGCTGTGGAAGATCCCGGTGCATGCGACCAGCTCCAAGATGGATTCCAAGTCGGGTCAGTGCTGTGTGCGGGGCTGACGTGTGCATGATCCCCCTGGCGGCCATCGCCTTTGCCCTCCTGCATGTGCAGCCCTTGCAGATGGTGCAGCTGCCGCATGCTTGTAGCTTTTGTGTGAGGCTTTTGGGCTGTGATCTGGTAGGAGCTGGATGGTGCTGGGTGTATTCCTGCCTGGACTCGGTGTTCCCGCTGTACATGGAAGGCAGAGATGCAGGCGGCTATTTTTAGTGCTAGCAGATGCCACTTCTCTTCCATCCCTCCTTACCAAATGTCGCCAGCTGCAGACGCTTTATTTCAAGTTCTGCTTTCTGATCCTccacttttttttgtcaattagTTTTCAGAACTGTGTTACTTTACCCTGGGggcagggagcagggggggggggggtcagggctTTTACTTTGTTATAGACCCTTGTGTAGACTCCATGTGCTCCAGGCTGTGACTGAACTTCTATACATGTCTCTCCCTTAGAAACCTGACTCTTATACTGGTACTGTATTcaggtttaatttttttgttttattaacttcttttaactatttaaaaaatattagttCCACATGATTTTGGGGATTGATAACTTCTACTAGGTTTTACTAGTGACCATGGGCAGTGGCGCTCGCTTGCCAGCTGTTGGGTTACTTCACTGCCGTCACCAGGTCTCCTTCTCATTGATCTGTTGTGCCCACTGCTCTATACATGTCTGCAGCTCATAGTGAGGGCTTGTTACTGTATAACAGGACACATATGGGTAGGGAAATGAATCCCATTGCATTGTATGGAGTAGTATCTAGTGTATAGATTGTAGTACTAAATATTTCTGCATGCTGGGTAGGATAACACCCCATGATGTAACATAACCCTACTGAGTGCTAGGTGATAATTGGAGACTACAAAGCATAAAGTTCCGTTCTGTTCTAGTCTCAGAACTTGTAAGTGCATCCAGTTTTGGGAAACTTCACTCTGGTACATTCTGAACAGAAAAGTCCAGAAGCAATAGTCCTAATATTTAGTGTGTGGAGTGATGGCTGCTTAGGAGACCCTGTGCCTGAGGGGGTATATTGTCCGTGTCTTCTATGTTCGGAGCTGCAGACCTTTCCTGGCTTCAGTATTTTGTGGATTAAAGATTACCGGAGTCAGCATGGTGTCACTTTCATGCTGCCATGTGTTCTCCTGACGACATTCATTCCCCGCTGCCCCACACCACTGACTCCACGGCTCATCCGCCCCCCAGCTACACCCAGGATCACAATGGCCGCAAAGTCCTCCATACACAGCTCATGGACTggctgcccatgtgattggtgggggtcacaGCAGACG contains the following coding sequences:
- the RTN4 gene encoding reticulon-4 isoform X1, which gives rise to MEDQSPFVTSSSFGSDAPEDEHRGSEEAKPRVQPWDDMDDVLDLTGGAGHFSHPPFSVSFPGKAEEEEEERKSYSDSLEPSPEDEEPSSIGSDLPRAPVIPSAPEEEHDRTAAPYGAPSKPGSVDVNLFPIPASSAPLMHSSSDFVMDLQQPSSTVPAGHQELSSLLLESAASLHSLSPLSADSSKEQLVAFPADSTTPEAFKDPIRDDHMESRTIDDSPIVEKLGSGLPSSFHKSTSAVKDDSEDLFFSERGHAIEHPTSFTESASKIYTQSAKEMFSGMLKSVGPPHEEFSEGLDEQYVDFKPFGSTGGHGVQFEPKDFSVDLKSNISTLSFEPAVKLEDKYNEEKDVDVSDDISPASPEATSDYEIFAPLQQTNPFAFGAHQMSDNVTDEKKMEELKSHVTSSRVGSNVATVNPFLVDQEGDYVATDAVHGSVASKAEGLTPDIVQEAYESEVYDLGGPKLGYEPKIDLVPTATKASQESVSPSVQNVALFEDSDSVSSPVLPDIVMEAPVTSAPIGLDAVAPQPDVSPVGRMTPVCEEKLKFESEKPPSYEEATNKQSAKEEEERVVVETVKEAPVEEPEASYISIACDLVKETIPEQVVTDFSKALKSEFDSQFSSHFEDSSPESEQSEPSYKLWEAEVIHKEAATTVLGTERSVTPEKEPLSDAKWKEPSLGKSYLESSQPEAYVSKFVAEEPVVQISKPDKLLQMEEFGKAEYSKDFEIPTTIAPKKDISAPSIVEQVDIKAPKWFEDQVPKEQPKVKEDVFVKDKAKESSDKVVDLSKPGSEAVVHEEASKPMPPAKETSFPTPASKEKESSPASAPQAPCCFSNSVVDLLYWRDIKKSGAVFGASLFLLLSLTVFSIVSVAAYIALGLLSVSISFRIYKGVLQAIQKSEEGHPFRAYLDSSVTVSEDLVQKYCNIALSHVNCTIKELRRLFLVEDLVDSLKFAVLMWVFTYIGALFNGLTLLILALISLFSIPVIYERHQAQIDHYLSLINKNVKNTTDLILSKVPGLKRKAD